In Paenibacillus sp. BIC5C1, a genomic segment contains:
- a CDS encoding ABC transporter ATP-binding protein → MHNEMSTSAPVSASDSAISIQNVIFTYPGSKEPVLIGASLELPRGSFTAIIGGNGCGKSTLCKLFNGLIPQFYTGDFSGEVHVLGMSAEGRSVADLSRKIGYVYQDFDNQLVRPTVLDEACFAPLNYGLPNYRELGERALAMCGLDAIHNRYIWELSGGQKHLLALAGALSLDPDILIVDEPVSQLDPQHARLIYECLSRLNTEYGKTIIVIEHHTEFIANFCANVVLMDKGRVLWNLPVREGLNRISDLERLGIQPPEVTRAAVQAAEISQGQKTNANPSDPGHRFPITVEEANVYFAEHYPYMPSDSLQNEPSSYLDLVPDVPNQMMHSEGLTIASAAEPLIPIVQFHQTRLRYRGLGKKEHEVIRGVNISLHEGERIALIGNNGAGKSSLLKMMAGISLPQEGSVSVLGEVTHRSSLEQLAGKVAYIFQNSSEMFIEDSVRKEVAYFLKNRRIPEADLQIAHVLERFRLTPLQERDARLLSGGQQRRVTLAIGAAMKPSLMLLDEPTANLDLATREELIGVLDELDQHVRTTIIATHDMQLVTQWASRVIVLHNGQVEADGTPADVFADESLLRRSGLALTQIMELSHRMGLPTLSPTTEAFVDSLLNQSITKEDMHHAARPQLV, encoded by the coding sequence ATGCATAATGAAATGTCCACATCAGCTCCTGTTTCCGCATCTGATTCCGCCATTTCCATTCAAAATGTCATCTTTACGTATCCTGGCTCGAAAGAACCTGTCCTGATCGGAGCTTCGCTTGAACTCCCAAGAGGCAGTTTCACAGCCATTATCGGGGGCAACGGTTGCGGCAAATCCACTCTGTGCAAGTTGTTTAATGGCCTTATTCCCCAATTCTACACAGGAGACTTCTCCGGTGAAGTCCATGTTCTTGGCATGTCAGCCGAAGGCCGGAGTGTTGCAGACCTGTCCAGAAAGATCGGTTACGTCTATCAGGATTTCGACAACCAGCTCGTGCGGCCCACCGTTTTGGACGAGGCTTGCTTTGCACCACTCAATTACGGCCTGCCCAACTATCGGGAGCTCGGTGAACGCGCACTCGCCATGTGTGGCCTGGATGCCATTCATAACCGATACATCTGGGAATTGAGCGGTGGGCAGAAACATCTGCTCGCCCTGGCCGGAGCTCTGTCGCTCGACCCCGATATCCTGATCGTGGATGAACCTGTCTCACAGCTTGACCCGCAGCATGCAAGACTTATCTATGAGTGCCTTTCCAGATTGAATACGGAATATGGCAAGACGATTATCGTCATCGAACACCATACTGAATTTATCGCCAACTTCTGCGCAAATGTGGTATTGATGGACAAGGGCCGGGTCTTGTGGAACCTCCCTGTTAGGGAAGGTTTGAATCGCATTAGCGATCTGGAGCGACTTGGCATTCAGCCTCCTGAGGTGACACGGGCAGCTGTTCAGGCTGCGGAAATATCTCAGGGCCAAAAAACAAATGCGAACCCCTCAGATCCAGGACATCGCTTCCCAATTACTGTGGAAGAAGCAAACGTTTATTTTGCCGAACATTACCCGTATATGCCATCCGATTCTTTACAAAATGAACCTTCATCCTATTTGGATTTGGTACCCGACGTTCCCAATCAGATGATGCACTCCGAGGGCCTAACGATTGCTTCCGCTGCTGAACCATTGATTCCTATCGTTCAGTTTCATCAAACTCGGCTACGTTACAGAGGACTGGGCAAAAAAGAACATGAAGTCATTCGTGGTGTTAATATTTCACTCCATGAAGGAGAACGGATTGCCTTGATTGGCAATAATGGTGCCGGCAAATCCTCCTTATTGAAGATGATGGCTGGCATTAGCCTGCCACAGGAAGGCAGTGTCAGTGTTCTGGGTGAAGTTACGCACCGTTCCTCTTTGGAGCAGCTGGCGGGTAAGGTCGCCTATATTTTTCAGAACTCTTCCGAGATGTTTATCGAAGACAGTGTCCGCAAAGAAGTCGCGTATTTCCTGAAGAACCGTCGTATTCCGGAAGCTGACCTGCAAATTGCACATGTACTGGAGCGTTTCCGGCTTACTCCGCTGCAAGAGCGGGATGCCCGGCTTCTCAGTGGTGGACAACAGCGACGTGTCACACTTGCCATCGGTGCAGCCATGAAGCCTTCACTTATGCTGCTGGATGAGCCTACCGCCAATCTGGACCTCGCCACTCGCGAGGAACTGATAGGTGTGCTGGATGAGCTGGATCAGCATGTGCGAACAACCATCATTGCCACGCATGATATGCAGCTGGTTACCCAGTGGGCCAGTCGTGTTATTGTGCTTCACAATGGCCAGGTGGAAGCAGATGGCACACCTGCCGACGTGTTTGCAGATGAATCCCTTCTGCGCCGCTCCGGGCTTGCACTTACCCAGATCATGGAGCTCTCCCATCGGATGGGACTGCCTACACTTTCACCGACAACCGAGGCCTTTGTTGATAGCCTGTTGAATCAATCAATCACCAAGGAGGATATGCATCATGCAGCTCGTCCGCAACTGGTTTGA
- a CDS encoding energy-coupling factor transporter transmembrane component T: protein MQLVRNWFDKISIERIQLELMNTVYGSGHASLSRIDPRVMLFWYLFFAIVPWFVHNGTVLLGMFLLMVTTTILSRAAPFIIIILCLGLIGQVGWMFIISLFFGGNLESAFPLLLLTLKLSIVSLASITVFSGMDPERIGDGLLALGMPATFSFSLSYAYRILPVLFGEFRNIMLSYRLRGQVPSRHGWLYWRLVVYYMKLFIVSFFPLMLATAKRSRTTVEALETRGFSYGMKHPESKRLKLAHLKITSRDLGFLAGSAIYVALLFWLGGYYEIL, encoded by the coding sequence ATGCAGCTCGTCCGCAACTGGTTTGACAAAATATCCATTGAACGCATTCAGCTTGAGCTGATGAATACGGTATATGGCAGCGGGCATGCCAGCCTGTCGCGGATTGATCCCCGTGTCATGCTGTTCTGGTATCTCTTTTTCGCCATCGTCCCCTGGTTTGTTCATAACGGAACTGTGCTGCTCGGCATGTTTCTATTGATGGTGACGACCACCATACTGTCCAGAGCCGCTCCTTTTATCATTATCATTCTCTGCCTGGGGTTAATCGGTCAGGTCGGGTGGATGTTTATCATCTCACTGTTCTTTGGTGGCAATCTGGAATCTGCATTCCCTTTGCTGCTGCTCACCCTGAAGCTGTCGATCGTCTCACTCGCAAGTATCACCGTCTTTTCCGGCATGGACCCGGAACGGATCGGTGATGGGTTGCTTGCGCTAGGCATGCCTGCTACGTTCTCTTTCAGCCTCTCTTACGCTTACCGCATATTGCCTGTGCTGTTCGGAGAATTTCGCAACATCATGCTGTCCTACAGACTACGGGGTCAGGTTCCCTCCCGGCACGGATGGCTCTACTGGCGACTCGTTGTCTACTATATGAAGCTGTTCATTGTGTCTTTCTTCCCGCTAATGCTGGCTACCGCCAAACGTTCCCGCACAACGGTGGAAGCACTGGAGACACGCGGTTTTTCGTACGGCATGAAGCATCCCGAATCCAAACGCCTGAAACTGGCTCATCTGAAAATCACCTCACGAGACCTCGGATTTCTCGCCGGTTCGGCAATCTATGTTGCACTGCTGTTCTGGCTCGGCGGGTATTACGAGATTCTGTAA
- a CDS encoding PHP domain-containing protein, with translation MRIDLHTHGKLSKNSDFSIDYFTEMVNEAKASGIEALALTEHFNTRNFYEVYETLDRLYPYNGEYYDADGVRIFPGMEVDIQETGHILLVGQKEHILAVRSGLEPYTAKGSFIPFAELLDMAEAWPLLKIGAHPFRESTPLYQLDRDLLGRLDAFDLNAKDMYQYGIETCRGQVEPFAQSLGKPITAGSDTHQCLQYGSVFNVLDRPCASVAELKEQILAGTYSIEISNDLPLRVKASVMLKKVMKRLAKLDGTRLQKV, from the coding sequence ATGCGCATTGATCTTCATACACACGGCAAATTATCCAAAAACTCTGATTTCTCGATTGATTACTTCACCGAAATGGTCAACGAAGCCAAGGCCAGCGGGATCGAAGCCCTCGCACTCACTGAACATTTTAACACCCGTAACTTCTACGAGGTCTATGAGACGCTGGATCGTCTCTATCCATACAACGGCGAGTACTACGATGCAGATGGAGTGCGCATTTTTCCCGGCATGGAAGTGGATATTCAGGAGACAGGACATATTTTGCTGGTGGGTCAAAAAGAACATATCCTTGCCGTCCGCAGCGGACTGGAACCATACACAGCCAAAGGTTCATTCATTCCTTTTGCAGAACTACTGGATATGGCCGAAGCCTGGCCTTTGCTCAAAATTGGCGCACACCCTTTCCGCGAGTCCACCCCGCTGTATCAGCTGGACCGTGATTTGTTGGGACGTTTGGACGCTTTTGATCTGAACGCCAAAGATATGTACCAATACGGCATCGAGACGTGTCGCGGACAGGTTGAACCATTCGCCCAGTCCCTCGGTAAACCCATCACAGCCGGAAGTGATACCCACCAGTGCCTGCAATACGGCAGTGTCTTCAATGTACTGGATCGTCCATGCGCATCGGTTGCCGAGCTCAAAGAGCAGATTCTCGCTGGTACGTACAGCATCGAAATATCCAACGATCTTCCTCTCCGCGTCAAAGCCTCCGTTATGCTGAAGAAAGTGATGAAACGTCTTGCCAAGTTGGACGGTACCCGTTTGCAGAAAGTTTAG
- a CDS encoding VOC family protein has translation MNFEVIPFLSMNGDASAAIAFYEKYLGADVLFKKNYKEMKEMNPGFEYPEGQDEYITHSVLQIGVNKLMIAEEEMDTGRPWQLGNSTSLCIQSKDKSTMTELYNSLVQHDEVKVLVPYKQNEFSPGYGIVRDPFGIVIQLCVTVHDF, from the coding sequence ATGAATTTTGAAGTAATCCCGTTTCTGTCGATGAATGGAGACGCTTCGGCAGCCATTGCTTTTTATGAGAAGTACCTGGGGGCTGACGTATTATTCAAGAAAAATTACAAAGAGATGAAGGAAATGAATCCAGGGTTTGAGTATCCTGAAGGGCAGGATGAATATATTACACATTCGGTACTCCAGATCGGGGTAAACAAATTGATGATTGCTGAGGAAGAAATGGATACGGGTCGACCGTGGCAGCTGGGAAACAGCACGTCATTATGCATTCAATCGAAAGATAAAAGTACGATGACAGAGCTATATAATTCGCTGGTACAACATGATGAGGTTAAGGTGCTGGTGCCTTATAAACAAAACGAGTTTAGTCCGGGGTATGGAATTGTCCGTGATCCGTTCGGAATCGTGATTCAGCTCTGTGTGACGGTGCATGATTTTTAA
- a CDS encoding YafY family protein, which produces MKKSERMNQMLRFINQKQHFTLQDLMQEFQISKRTALRDIASLEEIGAPIYTEYGRYGGYRLLQQMQLPPISFNTSELHALYFAMQALRSFTNLPFQVSFRSIHEKFLSALSENQRQAIEQIQHRVSFRHTEQIRDSEHLEFLLMAAAANIVIQITYQHIRSSSSTPDNSSNPDKPQPSIRTIQPIALYAMKGYWYCQAYDLDKQAYRVFRCDRITSSEATDIEPIPRINELNLQDAHSLWKPSENAIPFKCLINEAGVELFQQEQFPSMRTINESGADTGQTGYAYLVGAYEAHELEFIIRYLASFGKSIKILEPDHLKESLRQHYLDLLDHV; this is translated from the coding sequence ATGAAAAAATCAGAACGCATGAACCAGATGCTGCGCTTTATCAATCAAAAACAACACTTCACCCTGCAAGATCTCATGCAGGAGTTCCAGATATCCAAGAGAACCGCATTACGAGACATCGCGTCATTAGAAGAAATCGGTGCACCCATTTATACCGAATATGGACGTTATGGGGGATATCGTTTGCTTCAGCAGATGCAGCTGCCTCCCATTTCATTTAATACGAGCGAGCTTCATGCCCTCTACTTTGCCATGCAGGCCTTGCGCAGCTTTACCAACCTGCCCTTTCAGGTCTCTTTTCGTTCCATTCACGAGAAGTTTCTAAGTGCCCTATCCGAAAACCAGAGACAGGCTATCGAACAAATCCAGCATCGGGTCTCTTTCAGACACACCGAGCAAATCCGGGATAGTGAGCATTTGGAGTTTCTATTAATGGCCGCTGCTGCGAATATAGTGATACAGATTACGTATCAACATATTCGCAGCAGTAGTAGTACCCCAGATAACAGCTCAAATCCCGACAAACCCCAGCCCAGCATACGCACCATTCAGCCAATCGCCCTCTATGCCATGAAAGGCTACTGGTATTGCCAGGCGTATGATCTCGATAAACAGGCGTACCGTGTATTCCGTTGTGACCGAATCACCTCATCCGAGGCGACAGATATCGAACCTATACCACGTATTAATGAACTCAATCTACAGGATGCCCACTCGTTATGGAAACCATCAGAGAACGCTATCCCATTTAAATGTCTGATCAATGAAGCCGGGGTTGAGCTATTCCAGCAAGAACAGTTTCCATCCATGCGGACCATTAACGAATCTGGAGCTGATACTGGACAAACTGGATACGCCTATTTAGTCGGGGCGTATGAAGCCCATGAGCTTGAGTTCATCATTCGTTATCTTGCAAGCTTCGGCAAGTCCATTAAGATCTTGGAGCCAGATCACTTAAAAGAATCCTTACGACAGCACTATCTGGATTTGCTTGACCATGTATAA
- a CDS encoding CynX/NimT family MFS transporter codes for MKLFYIVLALILASLNLRPPITSISPLMSTIQSDLGISGITASLLTTLPVLCMGIFAPFSVKLSRRWGNEGAIVLALILIGIGTALRLFVGATPLMMFTSFLSGVGIALAGPLLSSFIKQYFPTRVAAMVGLYSTAMVVGASFSVGLSVPLQNILGGSWKGSLSVWALLAAIALPIWMRLALVARKDRQSGQISTVNVEALPVKNIRAWLLTLFFGLMAAIFYSLTAWLAPAIQSQGYTKETAGSIQTLFTLISLPSTLFIPMLVHRYQRRVFWLVGCALMELIGVLMLNLSVSPWMAAIPLGIGAGGLFPIALMLPIDETNNAQEASAWSAMTQSGGYILGALGPLAIGWLHDTTDSFVQAFYGLAIIIVLQIMVQVVIGNKKSSPAVHDKSESRL; via the coding sequence GTGAAACTGTTTTATATCGTCCTGGCGCTTATTCTGGCTTCATTGAATTTGCGACCACCCATTACATCCATTTCTCCACTAATGAGTACCATACAAAGTGATCTGGGTATTAGCGGAATTACCGCAAGTCTGTTAACTACGCTTCCCGTATTATGTATGGGTATATTCGCTCCATTTTCCGTAAAGCTGAGCAGGAGATGGGGGAATGAGGGCGCAATCGTTTTGGCTTTAATCCTCATTGGAATAGGTACGGCATTGCGGTTGTTTGTGGGTGCAACGCCACTGATGATGTTTACTTCATTTCTATCCGGTGTAGGGATTGCACTGGCTGGTCCATTGTTGTCCAGCTTTATCAAGCAGTACTTCCCAACGCGAGTTGCTGCCATGGTGGGGCTTTACTCTACAGCAATGGTCGTGGGGGCCAGCTTTAGTGTTGGGCTATCGGTTCCCCTTCAAAATATCCTGGGAGGGTCGTGGAAGGGTTCACTATCGGTATGGGCATTACTTGCAGCAATTGCTTTACCGATCTGGATGAGATTAGCCTTGGTAGCACGAAAAGATCGACAATCGGGGCAGATTTCTACTGTGAACGTAGAAGCTCTTCCAGTGAAAAATATACGAGCGTGGCTGCTGACATTATTCTTCGGACTGATGGCAGCGATTTTCTATTCATTGACTGCATGGCTTGCGCCTGCGATCCAGAGTCAGGGATACACAAAAGAGACTGCCGGCAGCATCCAAACGTTATTTACGTTGATTTCATTGCCGTCTACGTTATTCATTCCAATGCTTGTTCACCGTTACCAAAGACGTGTATTCTGGCTTGTTGGATGTGCGTTAATGGAGTTGATAGGTGTCCTAATGCTGAACCTGTCCGTTAGTCCTTGGATGGCTGCGATACCACTCGGCATTGGGGCCGGGGGACTGTTTCCGATTGCTCTGATGCTGCCCATTGATGAGACAAATAACGCTCAGGAAGCCAGCGCCTGGTCAGCCATGACTCAATCGGGCGGTTACATTCTGGGCGCCCTCGGTCCACTGGCGATCGGTTGGCTCCATGATACTACGGACAGCTTTGTTCAAGCATTCTATGGTCTGGCTATAATCATCGTGCTGCAAATCATGGTTCAGGTGGTGATAGGCAATAAAAAAAGCTCTCCAGCGGTTCATGATAAATCAGAGTCCAGACTTTGA
- a CDS encoding LysR family transcriptional regulator, with the protein MEIRQMENFIVVCEELHFTRAADKIGISQPTLSQQIRALEDELGVPLFDRVGKKIVMTQAGTLFLEHCVQMVRHLQNTQDALAEFRNDQRGKLVIGVLPSDLDYRLTPLLVHFHADFPKVKLKVVSSIYVLNQVLDNEVDIGIELTSISDDRLVRIPLCSEEYVLVVSENHAWAERNEIEIRELRDIQTVMFPEGFTGRELVDGYCRKYGFTLNTIMETSSATSIISLVKANVGGTVLPYPLIKAMNEPTLRIIRITDDAPYRHFEIIHRSDRYLTQSAKAFIEKTIDYFNQG; encoded by the coding sequence ATGGAAATCCGTCAAATGGAGAACTTTATCGTCGTTTGCGAGGAACTCCATTTCACACGTGCAGCAGATAAAATCGGCATTTCTCAACCTACCTTGAGTCAACAGATTCGAGCGTTGGAGGATGAGTTAGGCGTTCCCTTATTCGACCGGGTGGGTAAAAAAATTGTGATGACCCAGGCGGGGACACTGTTCCTGGAGCATTGTGTACAAATGGTTCGCCATCTACAGAATACCCAGGATGCATTAGCTGAATTCCGCAATGATCAGCGAGGCAAGCTGGTGATTGGTGTCCTACCCTCCGATTTGGACTACCGTCTTACACCATTGCTAGTTCATTTTCATGCCGATTTTCCCAAGGTGAAATTAAAGGTTGTTTCTTCGATTTATGTATTGAATCAAGTGTTGGATAACGAAGTCGACATCGGCATCGAGCTTACTTCGATTTCTGATGACCGTCTTGTCCGCATTCCTTTGTGCAGCGAAGAATACGTACTCGTCGTTTCGGAGAACCACGCTTGGGCTGAACGAAATGAGATTGAAATCAGGGAACTACGCGATATTCAGACCGTAATGTTCCCGGAAGGGTTCACAGGCAGAGAACTGGTTGATGGCTATTGTCGCAAATATGGCTTTACCTTGAATACGATCATGGAGACAAGTTCGGCAACCTCCATTATTAGTCTGGTCAAAGCTAACGTTGGCGGAACAGTGCTGCCCTATCCACTGATCAAGGCAATGAATGAACCAACACTACGCATCATCCGAATCACGGACGATGCCCCTTACCGTCACTTTGAGATCATTCATCGGTCCGACCGTTACCTGACCCAATCTGCCAAGGCATTTATCGAGAAAACCATTGATTATTTTAATCAAGGATAA
- a CDS encoding VOC family protein yields MQIKEVNLFTHQMEAMKQFYGTLLELELLEESTSSISLRTGNSVLSFLQAPGQEKPFYHVAFTIPTNQLAEAKKWVQDRNISLLSKDDKDDFYFPYWDATAFYFYDPSGNLMEFIAHHSLDNAVQETFDSRKLLCISEIGLPVDDVPNTINKMNGQYHLEPFAGDGKQFAPIGDAEGMFIVIDKEMPWFPDGRKPGVFATEVKVETGQTGSISLQNGLYSIDSN; encoded by the coding sequence ATGCAAATAAAAGAGGTTAACTTGTTCACACATCAAATGGAGGCCATGAAGCAGTTTTACGGTACGTTATTGGAGTTGGAGCTACTGGAGGAGAGCACATCGTCCATATCGCTTCGCACAGGAAATTCGGTCCTTTCATTTCTGCAAGCTCCTGGTCAGGAAAAGCCCTTCTATCATGTCGCATTTACGATTCCGACAAACCAACTCGCTGAAGCCAAGAAGTGGGTTCAAGATCGAAACATCTCTTTGCTTTCTAAAGATGATAAAGATGATTTCTATTTCCCCTACTGGGATGCGACTGCTTTCTATTTCTATGACCCGAGTGGTAATTTGATGGAGTTCATCGCTCACCATTCATTGGATAATGCAGTCCAAGAAACCTTTGATTCCAGGAAGCTGCTATGCATTAGCGAGATCGGCCTGCCTGTCGATGATGTACCCAATACGATAAACAAAATGAATGGACAGTATCACCTTGAACCCTTTGCCGGAGACGGAAAACAATTTGCCCCCATCGGTGACGCGGAAGGCATGTTTATTGTAATTGACAAAGAGATGCCCTGGTTCCCAGACGGACGCAAACCCGGGGTATTTGCCACTGAGGTAAAAGTTGAAACTGGGCAAACTGGGAGCATTTCATTGCAGAACGGTTTGTACTCTATTGATTCCAATTAA
- the glmS gene encoding glutamine--fructose-6-phosphate transaminase (isomerizing): MCGIVGYIGNKNTQSVLVEGLKKLEYRGYDSAGIAVFTPEGLQITKALGRLANLEAKLDGAPLVGNAGIGHTRWATHGKPSDENSHPHTDGSQKFSVVHNGIIENYLDLKDELMAQGHTFTSETDTEVISHLIAREYNGDIVKTVQKVITLLRGAFALGVLTEHEPEKLVAVRQASPLIIGIGEGENFIGSDIPAILEHTRNVYILNDGEMAVLTHDAVELMTIEGNFISREMIRVDWDAVTAEKGGFEHFMLKEIHEQPKAYRDTMLGRIDNESKKVQLPELKMTEEQIKNIRNVQIIACGTAYHAGLVGRTVIEQLVRIPVETDVASEYRYRSPIVSKDTLVIVVSQSGETADTLAALREAQSNGAHVLAITNVVGSSIARDADDVIATLAGPEIAVASTKAYTSQLIAFNLLGLYLAQVRGTQTAEEIAHTLAAMQALPEQVESMLEQAEAIKGYAEQISKHEHLFFIGRGLDYAVAQEGSLKLKEISYIHSEAYAAGELKHGTLALIEDGIPVIALATQENVLEKTVSNIKEVKARGADVLAITYEEHVAPLLKSVDQAFAIPKTLPLLSPALSVVALQLLAYYASLALGHDVDKPRNLAKSVTVE, encoded by the coding sequence ATGTGCGGTATTGTTGGATATATTGGTAATAAGAACACTCAATCGGTATTGGTCGAAGGATTGAAGAAACTCGAGTATCGTGGTTATGATTCTGCAGGTATCGCGGTATTTACACCAGAAGGTCTGCAAATCACGAAAGCTCTTGGTCGTCTTGCGAACCTTGAAGCTAAGCTGGATGGTGCACCACTGGTAGGTAATGCCGGAATCGGACACACACGTTGGGCTACTCATGGTAAACCATCGGATGAGAACTCTCATCCACACACGGATGGAAGCCAGAAGTTCTCTGTTGTGCATAACGGTATTATTGAGAACTACCTGGATCTGAAGGACGAATTGATGGCTCAAGGTCACACGTTCACTTCCGAGACAGATACTGAGGTTATTTCTCACCTGATCGCACGTGAATACAATGGTGATATCGTTAAAACGGTGCAAAAAGTGATCACGTTGTTGCGTGGCGCATTCGCACTGGGTGTATTGACAGAGCATGAGCCTGAGAAACTCGTAGCTGTGCGTCAAGCAAGCCCATTGATTATTGGTATTGGTGAAGGCGAGAACTTCATTGGTTCCGACATCCCGGCAATTCTGGAACATACACGTAACGTGTACATTCTGAATGATGGTGAAATGGCTGTATTGACACATGATGCTGTCGAATTGATGACGATTGAAGGTAACTTTATTTCTCGGGAAATGATTCGTGTCGATTGGGATGCTGTAACCGCAGAAAAAGGCGGATTCGAGCACTTCATGCTGAAAGAAATTCATGAGCAACCAAAAGCATATCGTGATACAATGCTGGGTCGCATCGATAATGAAAGCAAAAAGGTTCAACTTCCTGAGTTGAAAATGACTGAAGAACAAATCAAAAATATCCGTAACGTTCAAATCATCGCTTGTGGTACAGCGTACCATGCAGGTCTGGTTGGACGTACTGTAATCGAGCAACTGGTACGTATTCCGGTAGAAACAGATGTTGCTTCCGAATACCGCTATCGTTCCCCGATCGTAAGCAAAGATACACTTGTGATCGTGGTGAGCCAATCTGGTGAAACGGCTGATACACTTGCTGCACTGCGCGAAGCACAGTCGAATGGTGCACATGTACTCGCTATCACTAACGTTGTAGGCAGCTCTATTGCACGTGATGCTGATGATGTGATTGCAACACTGGCAGGACCTGAAATTGCTGTAGCTTCCACTAAAGCGTACACTTCGCAATTGATTGCGTTCAACCTGCTGGGTCTGTACCTTGCACAAGTTCGTGGCACACAAACAGCAGAAGAGATTGCTCACACGCTCGCAGCAATGCAAGCATTGCCTGAGCAAGTGGAATCCATGCTGGAGCAAGCGGAAGCCATTAAAGGATATGCAGAGCAAATTTCCAAACATGAACATCTCTTCTTCATCGGCCGCGGTCTGGATTATGCAGTAGCACAAGAAGGTTCGTTGAAACTGAAAGAGATCTCTTATATCCACTCCGAAGCATATGCTGCGGGTGAGTTGAAACATGGTACGCTCGCATTGATCGAGGACGGTATCCCTGTCATTGCTTTGGCAACGCAGGAGAACGTTCTGGAGAAAACTGTGAGCAACATCAAAGAAGTGAAAGCACGTGGCGCAGACGTACTGGCAATTACGTACGAAGAGCACGTAGCACCATTGCTGAAATCCGTTGACCAAGCGTTTGCAATTCCTAAGACGTTGCCACTGCTTAGCCCGGCTCTGTCCGTTGTAGCATTGCAATTGCTGGCATACTACGCTTCCCTGGCACTGGGTCACGATGTGGATAAACCACGTAACCTGGCGAAAAGCGTAACGGTAGAGTAA